DNA sequence from the Leptospira limi genome:
GTTGGTCCAAGGGTTTTCTTTGGTATGATCTTCAAACCATTTTTTAAAAATTAACATCTTTTCGTTGGTTATATAGGTTTCATTTTGAATTCCCGAAACTTGTTTTTGGGGAAGGGCAAAAAGTTGTTTGTAATTGTGTTTTTCCCTCCGAAACTTTCGAGACTCTAAGTAATTTAATCTTTCTTCTAACACTGCTCCTTTGGAATGAGCAAGACCCTTCGTAAAACTTAAATCTTGTCCGACCAAATACACTTTCTCGGCACCCATGAGTGTTCCAAGACTTGCAGCATTTGTGGAAACAGAACCACCAAAGGGAACGGAACCAATTTCACCAGATGCAGTTTTTTCTAATAATTGGAGTAATGGAAATGGAGAGGATGTCACAAAACCTTTGTTTGGTCCCTTTTCCAATCTAAGGCTAATATATGTGGAAGTAGGATCAAAAATTAAAATCCCTTCACCAGTGTAGTCCTCCAAATACTGGCTATTTAATGCTTGAGGATCTACAGAATAAATTAAATCGGGATCTACACCAAAAGATGTAAGGATGGGAACTGCAGTATCTACGGCTAATAACAAAAATTGGTTTCGGTAACGAAGGATTTCAGGAATGGATTCGGACAAACTTGGTCCTGCACAAGCAATGAGAACTTTGATTCCCTTCGCAATGCCAAATAAATCTGCTACAGGTCGAAACCCTGACAATTCAGGTAGGTTATAACAAATGTTTTTTGCCCAAATTTTTTCAAACCGAGTCAGTGTTGCTAAGTTTACGTCCTTCTTATGGAACATTTGTTCGGCGATAAGTTTCAATTTAAGGTATTCTGATTCTTTCCATTGCCAAGACCCACGGTGGGGAACAAAACTAATGGGATGTGTTCCCTTTCCCTTAACTGCGTCTGAAAGTTGGTCTTCTAAATTGTCACCTGTAACAAGAACCAGTTTACCACTTAAAAATGCTTCTGAAAAATCAAACTTTGCCAAAGTCTCTTGTATAAGAAACGAAAAAGGTTCCATCCAAATGATCGTTACTTTGGATCTTTCTAATAAATAAGGTATGATGTAACCAATTCCTGCACCAAACAACAAATAAATACGTTCGGTTCCATCGTGTGGGAGTTCTGCAACAAAACGTGTTGCTTCTTTTTTCGGATCAAATTGGCTGTGGATCCAGACTCCATTAATTTCTAAAGTATCATCACCAACTTTGGATTTGACTCGTTTGTAATGAGTACCTTCCAACATGGAGTGATCATTTTGAATTAACTCAGAAACTTGTGAAGGTAAACAGGCTAAATTTTTGGAAAGAAAGGATTCGTTCACTTATGGTTCCAAGACAATTTTTACATTTACATTGGGAGAAAGAGATGTATTTGGTTTTGGATCTTGGGATTTGACAAACCCAGATCCATCAAGAGTATACTTCACTTTTAATTGTTTTAGTACTTGGATTACTTCCGATGCAGTTAGGCCTGTCATGTCAGGCATTTGTTTGGGATCTACCTTAAAGATTTTGTTTTTTTGGTTCTGTAATCGGTAAACCAATGCCTTTTCACTTCTTTCTACAATCGGAATGATACTTTCTACAACTTCACGAAAAACGGGAGCAGCAATTCCTCCTCCTGTATGTGCCTCACCACCTGGTTCATCAAATACGATAAGACCAACATACTTTGGTTTGTCGGCCGGAAAAAAACCAAGGAAACTTGCCGTAAACAAACCCGCTTGGTATCCTTCACCTGCTTTCGCTTTTTGGGATGTTCCCGTTTTCCCTGCAATGAAGTAGTTTTCTAAATAGGCCTTTTTTCCTGTTCCCTGGGAAACTGCTTTACCCATTGCATTTAATGTTTTTGAAGCAGCACCAGGCTTAATTCCTATTAACTCAGATTTGGTGGAAAATTCATGCACCAACTCACCATAAGAATTGGTAATTTGAGAAACGACACTTGGTTCAAATAAAATACCACCGTTCACGACGGCAGCAGCAGCGGTAATCAACTGAATTGGTGTTACCGAAACTCCTTGTCCTATCGACAAAAAATACGGTGTACTTTTGTTCCATTTGTTTTGTGGAGGGAGGTACCCTTTTGCTTCATGGATGGAAAAATTGGTCCTTTTGCCAAATTTGAAACTATCCAAATAACGATAGTAAGTTGCCTCATCAATTTTTTGGGCCGCTTTGATAATTCCAACATTACAAGAATATTGAAGGATTTCATCTAAATTGACATGGCCATGGTTGTCTGTACAACGAATCACCGTTTTACCAATTTCAATATATCCAGGACAATGGAATCGTTCTCCTGGTAGAATTTTGCCTTCATTTAATAACATCAATGCGATAAAAATTTTCATTGTGGATCCAGGTTCATACACATGCCGGATGGACCAATTGGTATGAGATTCCACTGGAAAGTCTTGGAAATGATTGGGATCAAAATTAGGAAAGGATGCCATTGCCAGGATTTTTCCAGTTTCTGTGTCCATTATCATTCCGATTCCACGTTTGGAAGCGGTTTGGAGAAAGGCTTTTTGTAAGGATTTTTCCAATCGGTATTGTATGATGCTATCTATTGTTAGGTGAACATTATTTCCTTTTGAAGATTCAGCATCTGGTGTGGATAACAGTTCCAAGTTATATAACATTTCAAGACCAGAAAGGGCTTTATCATCATCATAACCTGTAAATCCAAGTAAACTAGCGGCAAGACTTCCCTGTGGGTAAATTCGTTTGTATTCTTTTTCGACTCTTACACCTGGGAGAGAAAGGGCTTTGATTTTTTCTGCTTTGGATAATTCAATTTCTCTTTTTAATAAAAAATAGTTTTGTTTGTCTCGAATGGTTTCTATCAGTTTGTTTGTAGGAATTCCAAGAACTGGACCTAACTCTTGTGCGGTAAGTTCGGGATCATAAATATTAGAAGGATCAATTCCAACGGTTGCTGATTCTCGAGAGATCGCAAGTTCGATGCCTCGTCTATCGTAAATGGTTCCTCGTTGTACAAATTTATTTGCTTTTAAATTGATGATGTTTTCATTAAAGTAAGTGAGATACACAACCCGGAAAAACAAAACGACAAATAATGATAAGATAAAATAGAAGATGTATTTAAAACGAAGTTTGTATTCTGTCATTGTTAAAAATAAAAGATTACCTTTCCTTTGATTCTTTCAACTGGCACGAGTCCAAAGGATCTTGAGTCCGTTGAATACTGACGATTGTCACCAAGTAATAAATAATAACCAGGAGGGATCCTTCCTTGTTTGTCCATCGCAAGAAATGGAGAATAATGTCTGTTTAAAAATACAGAAGTAGAAGGTTCACTCGTGTAAGTTCCTTTAGGCAGATAATTTTCCAAGAGTTCCATGGAATCAATGAGTACCCTTCCTGATTCAATGGAATAAAATTCGCCAGGTAAACCAATCACACGTTTGACGACAAGTTCGTCTTCTTGGCTCACAAATAAGACCAAGTCTAATTTATTGATACTTGGATCGGTGTACAATAATTCCGTTCCAAAAAATTTGGCAGAGATGGCATACCCTCCCTTCCAGACAAAAACAACAGATCCATGTTCTAAGGTAGGAAACATGGAATTCCCTTGGACAGAATAGATTTGGAATAAAAAGATTCGGACAAACAGTAAGAAACAGAGAAATAAGAAGACAAAGAGGCTTCTTCTCACGTAACGTTTGATTTTACTCCACCAATGGGGGCCTAATGTTTCTGTTTCCATATCCATCAAAAAACGATAAAAATCATTCGTGCATTTTTCCCCTTTCCAAAGAATGGAAAAGGAAGTTTCCGTAAATCTGAAGCCTAGAGAAGTCTATGTCACTTACAAAATATCAATTCCGAGCACAGTTTCGATGCACCAACGAATCCTGTCGCAAAACATACCCACTCCACCAGGTCATCTATTCCTGTTCCAGTTGTGGAGAACTTCTAAATGTTGAACATGATTTAGACAGCTTAAAAAAAATCCCAGCAGAAGAGTGGAAGTCTACCTTTGAATCTCGCTTCCGTTCCAGCCAATTTCCCAATGCTTCTGGGGTTTGGGGCAAAAAAGAATGGGTTCTCCCCGAAATCAAAGAGGAAAACATCATCACCTCAGGGGAAGGCACAACCCATTTATACGACGCTTCTCGTTTTGCAAAGGACCTTGGCTTAAAGAGCCTACATGTCAAACAGTGCGGTGTTTCTCATACCGGTTCGTTTAAAGATCTAGGGATGACCGTTCTTGTCAGCCAAGTGAACCAAATGATTGCCGATGGAGTTCCCATTAAGGCAGTCGCTTGTGCTTCGACGGGAGACACCTCTGCAGCACTTGCTTCTTATGCTGCCAAAGCTGGAATTCCAGCCATTATTTTACTTCCAGCTAACAAAGTTTCAACGGCTCAACTCATCCAACCTGTTTCCAACGGTGCCATTGTACTTGCCTTGGAAACTGACTTTGATGGTTGTATGGCAGTTGTAAAAGAACTCACTCAAGAAAAGTCAATTTACTTAGCAAATTCGATGAATTCCCTTCGCATCGAAGGTCAAAAATCTATATCTGTGGAAATCACCCAACAACTCGGATGGAATGTGCCCGATTGGGTTGTGATCCCTGGTGGGAATTTAGGAAATGTTTCTGCCCTTGGAATGGGATTTGAAATGATGTTAGAACTTGGTCTCATTCAAAAACTGCCAAGGATCATCCTTGCTCAGGCAAAAAATGCAAGTCCTCTGTATGAGTCGTTTAAGAAGGGTTTTGCGGAGTTCTCACCAGTCACTGCAGAAAAAACCTTAGCGTCTGCGATCCAAATTGGTGACCCTGTTTCCGTGAAAAAAGCGATCCGTGTTCTGAAAAAATTCAATGGGATTGTCGAGGTGGCAACGGAAGAAGAATTAGCGAACGCAAGTGCAAAAGGGGATTTGTACGGACTTTATAATGATCCTCACACGGGTGTGGCACTTGCTAGTTTATTAAAATCAATCCAATCGGGAGTAGTCAAACAAGGGGAGTCTGTTGTTGTGATCTCCACTGCCAATGGTCTCAAATTCACCGAGTTCAAACTTGCCTTTCACGAAGGGAAAATTCCAAAGGTGGATGATACCTTAAAGAATGTGATTTTACCTTGTAAGCCAACCTTATCGGGAGTGATGGAAATCCTCGGTAAACATTTGAAGAAAACATAAATCGCTAGACAAATCTCCACTTCACTGGCAATTTTTTTAAGTTTACCGGTATGTCCCAAGAGAATTCTCTCAGTCCAGATTTTTGTCGAACTGTGGATCAGGCTGTAGAGGCAGGGAAAAAAATTTCCATGATCACCTATGTGATGGGAGACATAGGTGAGGCAAAACTCAAATACATTTTGTTACGAATTTTGCGTTCCCTGGATCGTGAAGACCTGATGGAACTCTTCTACACTGCTGCAAAAGAATTAATTGTCAATTCTACGAAAGCAGCAATCAAACGAATCATTTTCGAAGAACTCCAACTCAACATCCAAAAATTAGAGGATTATGAAGAAGGAATGAAACTCTTCAAATCGAGTTTGAATGAACGCAAATTTCCCACTTATAAACAAAAAATGAGAGAATCGGGTCATTTTGTTAAAATCACTTGTATTTACAAAAAAGACAAAATAGATTTAGAAATTCGAAATAATTTTCCTTTATTGCCAATTGAAGCAGAAAGGGTAAAAGAAAAGTTTATCAATGCTAAAAAGTATGATAATCTATTCGAGTTCTTTATGGAACATGGTGATAGTACAGAAGGAGCTGGAATGGGAATCACAATGGTAGAAATATTATTGTCTCAATCTGGATTTGATCGTCGTTTATTTTCAATATACTCATCAGAAAGGAAAAAGGAAACAGTCGCGCGTGTTGAAGTTCCATTACATGAAATACCAAAATCAAATGGAATGATCGAACAACTGTTTGTAGAATAATGTCAGAATTAAGTACAAAAGCAGACCAATTAAAAAGACAAGCAGACCTTCTGGGTTTAACAAGAGAAGCCGTGTTTACTGATGAACAAGCCAAAGAAGTTTTACAAGGAAAAATCACCGATGGTTACTTGGTAAAAGTAAAAATTGATTTGGACAGTTTGAACGGAATGGTTCTCATTTTAGTTTCCTCCATACGTAAACACATTATGGAACTCTATGCAGTTGTGGGAACGTCCCCTACCTTTCGTAGGATTCGAACGTTTGCGGATCACGTACAAATTTCAACAGACTTAGGTGACATTGGTAAAACAGGTGGTTATGATCCTGCCATCTCTGAAAATATTGGTCGTGCTGTTCACCGAGCATTCACCAAAGAGAAGTTAGAGGAACTCCTTCCCCTTTGGCAAAAGAAGGATCCTTCTCATATCACAGAACTTTTAGAAAATCCAATTCTTATGGCAACCAAGGGAAGGAATATCAAACTACAAGCTGAAGTAGATAAAATTTCGACGGCAAAGTTTCGATATGAAAATCCGATGAAAGGGGTCATCCTTCCCATTCCAAAACCAGAAGACGAGGCACCAGCCGCACAAGATGCTTCTGTTCCTTCTGTTTCCACCGAACTTCCAAAAGGTGAAGGTTCTGCTTTGGATCGACAAATTGCACAATTTCGTGTCGCTTTTCCAAAAGAACTCAATATGAAAACGGTTATCTCGCCTATTAATGGAGTTGAGTTCGACAACCTAATGGAAGGTATGGAAATTTTATTTCGAGTTCCAACAGAAACTCCAGAAGGACTCACAAATGCACAGATATTGGGTCTTATTGACGAAGAAGGTAAAATCAAAAAGGAACCTGTTGTGGGTAAATTCCTTGGGATTGCGAGTAACAAAACCGAATACCATATTTTTGCTGAAGGACCAAATCAGTATTTATTCCATTCGATTGAAGAACATCCTGTGAAGGTAGCTATTCCAAAACCTGCATCCATTGCTGGAACAGGAAACAAAACAGGAGCCGGCCAAACCCAAAAGAAAAAAGTAGGGAATGCACAACAAGATACAAAATCTTCAGGTGCCAACTTATTTATGTTAATGGGTGCATTCATCACAATCGTACTCATTGGAGTTTTGATTTTTGTGATGGTGATTTTGTAAAATCAATTAACCCGCAACTACGATGTTGACGAGTTTACCTTTGACATAAATTTCTTTTTTGATTTCTTTTCCTACCCAGAAAGCTTTTGCCTTTTCCACTTCTTTTGCAAGGGATAAGGCTTCCTTTTCTTCAATTTCTCTAGGTGCTAAAAATTCTCCACGCATTTTGCCATTCACTTGGACAACAATGGTAATATTGGCATCCACTAGATACTTCTCTTCCCATTTTGGATACGGATGGTAAGCAAGTGATTCTTTGTGTCCTAGTTTTGCCCATAGTTCTTCTGCTAGGTGAGGTGCAAATGGAGACAATGCTAATACGAAAGGTTCTAATACTTTTTTCGGTTTTCTTGGATTACTTGTGAACTCATTGATGAAGATCATCATTTGGGAAACAGCAGTGTTAAATGAAAAACCATCGATATCGTCTTTAACCTTTTTAATGGTACGGTGAAGGGTTTTGAGCTCTGCTTCGTTTGGTTCAATGTCTTCCACAAAAAAAGATTCATTTTCCCCTGAATGAAAGAGTCGCCATACACGATTTAAAAATCGGAACACACCATCCACACCATTTTTACTCCAAGGTTTGGACATCTCAAATGGGCCCATAAACATTTCAAAGAGTCGTAGAGTATCAGCACCATATTCAGAGACTACGTCGTCTGGATTGACTACGTTTCCTCGTGATTTGGACATTTTGCCTTTGTCTTCCCCAAGGATGAGACCTTGGTGGACTAATTTTTTAAATGGTTCTGGTGTGGATACGTGACCCAAATCAAAAAGAATTTTATGCCAAAATCTAGAGTATAACAAGTGTAGTACGGCATGTTCTGCTCCACCCACATACACTTCTACAGGCATCCACATCTTTTCAAGTGTTGGATCAATGAGTTTGTCATTGTTTCTTGGATCAATGTAACGAAGATAATAATAACAGGAACCTGCCCACTGTGGCATCGTATTGGTTTCTCGTTTGCCGATTTCACCTGTTACTGGGTCTTTATACACAAGCCAATCTTTTGCAAGTGCAAGAGGAGATTCCCCTGTGCCAGAAGGTTTGAACTCTTCAAGGTCAGGTAATACCAATGGTAATTCTGAATCCGATAATGCCTTTGGGGTTCCATCTTCAAAATGGACAAGAGGGATCGGTTCTCCCCAATACCTTTGTCTTGCAAAAAGCCAATCTCTCAGTTTGAATTGGATTTTTTTACGGCCTACCGATTTTTTTTCTGCCCAAACAACCATGGTTTGGAACGCATCTTTGTAAGATTTTCCATCTAACTGCACTTCAGCGGAAGAAGAATTGATACATACAGATTCTTTGGAATCAAAAGCAAGGTTTGGTTCCATTTTTCCATCAATCACTTGTTTGATGGGGAGTTGAAATTTTACAGCATAGTCATAGTCTCTTTGGTCGTGAGCTGGTACCGCCATAATGGCACCTGTTCCGTAAGAGATTAATACATAATCAGAGATGTAAATGGGAACGTTTACGGAAGGATCCGTTGGCAAACTAGCATAAGAGCCAGTGAATACACCCGTTTTGTCTTTATTCAGTTCGGTTCTTTCTAAATCACTTTTTAAGGAACAATCTTTTTGGTAGGTTTCTACCGCTTTTTTCTGTTCTGCAGTTATGAGTTCTGCGACCAGTGGATGTTCCGGCGCAAGAACCAGATAAGTCGCACCAAATATGGTATCAGGGCGAGTTGTATACACCGTGATGTCTTTGTTTAATGCAGGAACGTGAAAGTTGAGTTCCAAGCCTTCCGACTTTCCAATCCAGTTCCTTTGCATTTCGAGAGTGGATGGTGGCCATTCACAGAGAGAAAGATCGTTTAATAATCGTTCGGCGTAGGAAGTGATGCGCATCATGTATTGGCGCATGGGTTTTCTTTCGACTGTATACCCTTTGGAAGTCCATTCTTCCACTTCTTCATTGGCAAGAACGGTTCCCAATGCCTCACACCAATTCACAGGGATATTGGCTTCATACACTAATCGGAAATGGGACAAAATGTCCTCTTTTTCTTTCCGTGATTTGGATTTCCATTCAGAACCTGTAAATTGGATTCCTTTGGGAAGTTCTATCCCTTCAAAAAACTGAGAACCTTCGGTTTCCAAGGTTTTGATGAGAGTATCAATGGGAAGGGCTTTGTTTTGTTTCCTGTCAAAGTAGGAATTGTAGATCTGTAAAAAAATCCATTGGGTCCAACGGTAATAATCCGGGTGAGTGGTGGAAATTTCCCTTTCCCAGTCATAGGAAAGGCCAAGGCTTTTAATTTGGCGACGGAAGGTATTGATGTTATTTTTTGTCGTGGTACGTGGGTGAATGCCCGTTGTCATCGCATATCGTTCTGCAGGCAGTCCAAATGCGTCCCAACCCATGGGGTGCAAAACCTCGTATCCTTCCATACGTTTGAGTCTTGAGATAATGTCAGTGGCTGTGTATCCTTCTGGGTGGCCTACGTGAAGACCTGCACCACTTGGGTAAGGAAACATGTCTAAACAATAGTATTTAGGTTTGGATGAGTGTGCGTTTGTGCGAAAGGTCTGGTGGTCGTCCCAGTATTTTTGCCATTTTTGTTCAATATCTTGGAATGGATAATTCATCGACTAACGTTGAGAAAGTGTAGTTAATTCTACTTTCTCACGGAGTCGATGATTTTTACAAGCTTTTTGAAACTCTTGGACAAACAAACTTTGCAGAGATTGTATTGATAAAGGGTAGTGACGGAGCCACATTCCGCACAAGGTTTAACATTATTGATTTTCACATTCATAAAGTCTGCAGTATTTATCTTTGTATTGCATTCGAGCATTCTATATTTACCTGTATGAGTCCGCTTATCGACAGTGCTGTTCATAACTTCCCAAAAATCCCCAAAAAACGGGAGAGGGGAAACACTACGATGAAGTTACTTTATATGAAACCCACCCTTTGGGGTCAAAAAAAATTAGGATGTACACACAAAAAGATAAGGAATTTTTTCTAAGTTTTTTTTTGCCGAGGTGCAATAGAGTTGGAACGAAAATGAGAATTGAAAAAAAGATAACTGTTATAAAAAAAATTGAAAAATCGTTGTTAGGTGGCATTTTATTGAATAAATGCCCGATATTAGTCATGCGTTATGTGTTAGATGGTAATTTGTTTGGGGGAAAAACCTAGTGTTAGAATTTAAAAATGTGTTCAAATCATTTCACAACGAAGAAGAAACGATTGATGTGTTGAAAAATATTTCATTTCGTATGGAATCTGGTGAATTTGTAGCGATTATCGGCCCTTCTGGATCAGGTAAATCCACTCTTCTTGGTGTTGCAGCAGGCCTTGATAAACCTGATACAGGGATCGTTTCACTCGATGGAATTGATCTCACCAAACAAAATGAATCCAAACTTGCAGATATACGTGTCGATCAAATTGGATTTATCTTTCAAAACTTCCAATTATTGCCAGGACTCAATGCAATTGAAAATGTTGGGATTCCATTGTACTTAAAATCATCACTTTCAGAGAAAGAGGTCTTAAATAAAGCAGAGACCATTTTGGAATCTGTGTCTATGTCTCACCGTGCAACACATTTCCCAAAACAGCTGTCAGGTGGAGAAGAGCAAAGGATTGCCATTGCACGAAGTTTTGTGAATGATCCGAAAATTATTTTTGCAGATGAACCAACTGCAAACCTAGATTATAAAAATAGCAAAACGATATTAGACCTATTATTGTATAGGAACAAAAAACAAGGAACAACTCTTGTTGTGGTCACACATGATCCGGATGTGGCAAAACTAGCAGACAGGGTGCTCGAGATGAAAGATGGAGAGATCATCTCGGATTCGAAGAACAAAAAATCGTCGGTCAGTCGAAAAAATTCTTCTAAGTCCAATTCCTCTTCTCTGAAAAGAGCCACCAAACAGAAACAAACGACAAAACAAACAAAGAAGGTGAGTCGATGAAGGCTTCCCTCTTTCGTTTTTACTTAAAACGTGAGCTTTTTTCACGGTTTCGGTATTCTATCCTCATTGTTGTCTCTATCACACTCGGTGTGGGTTCTGTGATTGGCATCCATTCCTATAAGGACAATACGGCAAATGCCATTAGGAAAGAGGCAAAAT
Encoded proteins:
- a CDS encoding motility associated factor glycosyltransferase family protein produces the protein MNESFLSKNLACLPSQVSELIQNDHSMLEGTHYKRVKSKVGDDTLEINGVWIHSQFDPKKEATRFVAELPHDGTERIYLLFGAGIGYIIPYLLERSKVTIIWMEPFSFLIQETLAKFDFSEAFLSGKLVLVTGDNLEDQLSDAVKGKGTHPISFVPHRGSWQWKESEYLKLKLIAEQMFHKKDVNLATLTRFEKIWAKNICYNLPELSGFRPVADLFGIAKGIKVLIACAGPSLSESIPEILRYRNQFLLLAVDTAVPILTSFGVDPDLIYSVDPQALNSQYLEDYTGEGILIFDPTSTYISLRLEKGPNKGFVTSSPFPLLQLLEKTASGEIGSVPFGGSVSTNAASLGTLMGAEKVYLVGQDLSFTKGLAHSKGAVLEERLNYLESRKFRREKHNYKQLFALPQKQVSGIQNETYITNEKMLIFKKWFEDHTKENPWTNLTKFGAKLEGMEHSSFQKEFENTSDQKQIQSVMHVKKLIQSKLKENTSFFERSLLIEDIQNTITSLIEFLILVRQGLTVSQRIYQQIQKNQINPKTFSEDIKRMDLIDEEVSQKKGLNEILSLGIQRVILTITEGYDEQLSLEEKENAQLGVAKKSLLLYEGLYESIRSTKRMLTKSLYRLQSNL
- a CDS encoding penicillin-binding protein gives rise to the protein MTEYKLRFKYIFYFILSLFVVLFFRVVYLTYFNENIINLKANKFVQRGTIYDRRGIELAISRESATVGIDPSNIYDPELTAQELGPVLGIPTNKLIETIRDKQNYFLLKREIELSKAEKIKALSLPGVRVEKEYKRIYPQGSLAASLLGFTGYDDDKALSGLEMLYNLELLSTPDAESSKGNNVHLTIDSIIQYRLEKSLQKAFLQTASKRGIGMIMDTETGKILAMASFPNFDPNHFQDFPVESHTNWSIRHVYEPGSTMKIFIALMLLNEGKILPGERFHCPGYIEIGKTVIRCTDNHGHVNLDEILQYSCNVGIIKAAQKIDEATYYRYLDSFKFGKRTNFSIHEAKGYLPPQNKWNKSTPYFLSIGQGVSVTPIQLITAAAAVVNGGILFEPSVVSQITNSYGELVHEFSTKSELIGIKPGAASKTLNAMGKAVSQGTGKKAYLENYFIAGKTGTSQKAKAGEGYQAGLFTASFLGFFPADKPKYVGLIVFDEPGGEAHTGGGIAAPVFREVVESIIPIVERSEKALVYRLQNQKNKIFKVDPKQMPDMTGLTASEVIQVLKQLKVKYTLDGSGFVKSQDPKPNTSLSPNVNVKIVLEP
- the lepB gene encoding signal peptidase I encodes the protein METETLGPHWWSKIKRYVRRSLFVFLFLCFLLFVRIFLFQIYSVQGNSMFPTLEHGSVVFVWKGGYAISAKFFGTELLYTDPSINKLDLVLFVSQEDELVVKRVIGLPGEFYSIESGRVLIDSMELLENYLPKGTYTSEPSTSVFLNRHYSPFLAMDKQGRIPPGYYLLLGDNRQYSTDSRSFGLVPVERIKGKVIFYF
- the thrC gene encoding threonine synthase; the encoded protein is MSLTKYQFRAQFRCTNESCRKTYPLHQVIYSCSSCGELLNVEHDLDSLKKIPAEEWKSTFESRFRSSQFPNASGVWGKKEWVLPEIKEENIITSGEGTTHLYDASRFAKDLGLKSLHVKQCGVSHTGSFKDLGMTVLVSQVNQMIADGVPIKAVACASTGDTSAALASYAAKAGIPAIILLPANKVSTAQLIQPVSNGAIVLALETDFDGCMAVVKELTQEKSIYLANSMNSLRIEGQKSISVEITQQLGWNVPDWVVIPGGNLGNVSALGMGFEMMLELGLIQKLPRIILAQAKNASPLYESFKKGFAEFSPVTAEKTLASAIQIGDPVSVKKAIRVLKKFNGIVEVATEEELANASAKGDLYGLYNDPHTGVALASLLKSIQSGVVKQGESVVVISTANGLKFTEFKLAFHEGKIPKVDDTLKNVILPCKPTLSGVMEILGKHLKKT
- a CDS encoding LIC10486 family protein, giving the protein MSELSTKADQLKRQADLLGLTREAVFTDEQAKEVLQGKITDGYLVKVKIDLDSLNGMVLILVSSIRKHIMELYAVVGTSPTFRRIRTFADHVQISTDLGDIGKTGGYDPAISENIGRAVHRAFTKEKLEELLPLWQKKDPSHITELLENPILMATKGRNIKLQAEVDKISTAKFRYENPMKGVILPIPKPEDEAPAAQDASVPSVSTELPKGEGSALDRQIAQFRVAFPKELNMKTVISPINGVEFDNLMEGMEILFRVPTETPEGLTNAQILGLIDEEGKIKKEPVVGKFLGIASNKTEYHIFAEGPNQYLFHSIEEHPVKVAIPKPASIAGTGNKTGAGQTQKKKVGNAQQDTKSSGANLFMLMGAFITIVLIGVLIFVMVIL
- the leuS gene encoding leucine--tRNA ligase; the encoded protein is MNYPFQDIEQKWQKYWDDHQTFRTNAHSSKPKYYCLDMFPYPSGAGLHVGHPEGYTATDIISRLKRMEGYEVLHPMGWDAFGLPAERYAMTTGIHPRTTTKNNINTFRRQIKSLGLSYDWEREISTTHPDYYRWTQWIFLQIYNSYFDRKQNKALPIDTLIKTLETEGSQFFEGIELPKGIQFTGSEWKSKSRKEKEDILSHFRLVYEANIPVNWCEALGTVLANEEVEEWTSKGYTVERKPMRQYMMRITSYAERLLNDLSLCEWPPSTLEMQRNWIGKSEGLELNFHVPALNKDITVYTTRPDTIFGATYLVLAPEHPLVAELITAEQKKAVETYQKDCSLKSDLERTELNKDKTGVFTGSYASLPTDPSVNVPIYISDYVLISYGTGAIMAVPAHDQRDYDYAVKFQLPIKQVIDGKMEPNLAFDSKESVCINSSSAEVQLDGKSYKDAFQTMVVWAEKKSVGRKKIQFKLRDWLFARQRYWGEPIPLVHFEDGTPKALSDSELPLVLPDLEEFKPSGTGESPLALAKDWLVYKDPVTGEIGKRETNTMPQWAGSCYYYLRYIDPRNNDKLIDPTLEKMWMPVEVYVGGAEHAVLHLLYSRFWHKILFDLGHVSTPEPFKKLVHQGLILGEDKGKMSKSRGNVVNPDDVVSEYGADTLRLFEMFMGPFEMSKPWSKNGVDGVFRFLNRVWRLFHSGENESFFVEDIEPNEAELKTLHRTIKKVKDDIDGFSFNTAVSQMMIFINEFTSNPRKPKKVLEPFVLALSPFAPHLAEELWAKLGHKESLAYHPYPKWEEKYLVDANITIVVQVNGKMRGEFLAPREIEEKEALSLAKEVEKAKAFWVGKEIKKEIYVKGKLVNIVVAG
- a CDS encoding ABC transporter ATP-binding protein, encoding MLEFKNVFKSFHNEEETIDVLKNISFRMESGEFVAIIGPSGSGKSTLLGVAAGLDKPDTGIVSLDGIDLTKQNESKLADIRVDQIGFIFQNFQLLPGLNAIENVGIPLYLKSSLSEKEVLNKAETILESVSMSHRATHFPKQLSGGEEQRIAIARSFVNDPKIIFADEPTANLDYKNSKTILDLLLYRNKKQGTTLVVVTHDPDVAKLADRVLEMKDGEIISDSKNKKSSVSRKNSSKSNSSSLKRATKQKQTTKQTKKVSR